The proteins below come from a single Panicum hallii strain FIL2 chromosome 7, PHallii_v3.1, whole genome shotgun sequence genomic window:
- the LOC112900423 gene encoding probable cinnamyl alcohol dehydrogenase 6 produces MEVAGWAAMNESGKAEPFIFKRRENGVDDVTIKVQYCGMCHTDLHFMKNDWGITMYPVVPGHEVTGVVTEVGANVSGFKVGDRVGVGCIVEACLDCDLCHRSEENYCDKLVLTYNGILSDGSVTYGGYSETLVVHSKFVARIPDSLPLDAAAPLLCAGITVFSPMKQHGMLQSGGSLGVVGLGGLGHIAVKFGKAFGLRVTVISTSPAKEKEARESLKADDFIVSTDQKQMQAKTRSLDYIIDTVPAKHSLGPLLDLLKVKGVLALVAAPDQPIELPSFPLIFGRRTVSGSISGSMKETQEMLDLCGEHNITCDIELVSTDGINEALARLARNDVRYRFVIDIGGDSN; encoded by the exons ATGGAGGTGGCAGGATGGGCGGCCATGAACGAGTCTGGCAAGGCCGAGCCTTTCATCTTCAAGAGAAG GGAAAACGGCGTGGACGACGTGACAATCAAGGTGCAGTACTGCGGCATGTGCCACACGGACCTGCACTTCATGAAGAACGACTGGGGCATCACCATGTACCCCGTCGTCCCCGGCCACGAGGTCACCGGCGTCGTGACGGAGGTGGGCGCCAACGTGTCGGGCTTCAAGGTCGGCGACCGCGTCGGCGTGGGCTGCATCGTTGAGGCGTGCCTTGACTGCGACCTCTGCCACCGCTCCGAGGAGAACTACTGCGACAAGCTCGTGCTCACCTATAACGGCATCCTGTCGGACGGCAGCGTCACCTACGGCGGCTACTCGGAGACGCTCGTGGTCCACAGCAAGTTCGTGGCGCGGATCCCAGACAGCCTGCCGCTGGACGCGGCGGCGCCGCTGCTCTGCGCCGGCATCACGGTTTTCAGCCCGATGAAGCAGCATGGCATGCTGCAGTCCGGCGGGAGCCTCGGCGTGGTCGGGCTGGGTGGACTCGGCCACATCGCCGTCAAGTTCGGCAAGGCGTTCGGCCTCCGCGTCACCGTCATCAGCACGTCGCCGGCGAAGGAGAAGGAGGCGAGGGAGAGCCTCAAGGCCGACGACTTCATTGTCAGCACCGATCAGAAACAGATGCAG GCCAAGACGAGGAGCCTAGACTACATTATTGATACTGTCCCAGCGAAGCATTCGTTGGGTCCGCTGTTGGATCTGCTCAAGGTCAAGGGCGTCCTCGCGCTCGTCGCCGCACCGGATCAGCCCATTGAGCTTCCATCTTTCCCTCTCATCTTTG GAAGGAGGACAGTTAGTGGCAGCATATCGGGTAGCATGAAGGAGACGCAGGAGATGCTTGACCTGTGCGGCGAGCACAACATCACCTGCGACATTGAGCTCGTCTCGACAGACGGGATCAACGAGGCGCTGGCCCGGCTGGCGCGCAACGACGTCCGCTACCGCTTCGTGATCGACATTGGCGGGGACTCAAACTAA
- the LOC112900577 gene encoding basic blue protein-like: protein MKEAAPWWRRSKGYGPSETATAWTFGVLGWPNYKPFKTGDVLWFKYPRGVHNVVQVHEPWQYSTCDLPDNATIWTSGDNRITIPRGSMSFICGIRDHCKNGLKIAVTAS from the exons ATGAAAGAGGCGGCTCCATGGTGGCGGCGGAGTAAAGGCTATGGCCCGTCGGAGACAGCCACGGCTTGGACCTTCGGCGTCCTTGGATGGCCGAACTACAAGCCCTTCAAGACCGGCGATGTTCTCT GGTTCAAGTACCCGCGCGGCGTGCACAACGTTGTGCAGGTGCACGAGCCATGGCAGTACAGCACCTGCGACCTCCCCGACAATGCCACCATCTGGACCTCCGGTGATAACCGTATCACCATTCCCCGCGGCAGCATGTCCTTCATCTGCGGGATCCGGGACCACTGCAAGAATGGCTTGAAGATCGCTGTCACTGCGAGCTAG
- the LOC112900578 gene encoding basic blue protein-like, whose translation MARATTGSGSSIFMALIGVMVVVAQGNDGGKAAADSRLWPVGDSAGWSFGVLGWPNYKPFKAGDILLFSYKHGAHNVVQVNTVAQYSMCEVPRNATVWSSGNDRITLARGMSFFVCGIPGHCQKGMKIVVTAR comes from the exons ATGGCACGAGCCACCACCGGCAGTGGCAGCAGCATTTTCATGGCGCTCATAGGCGTCATGGTGGTAGTTGCACAAGGCAACGATGGCGGCAAGGCTGCTGCAGACTCAAGGCTGTGGCCTGTCGGCGACAGTGCCGGCTGGAGCTTCGGCGTCCTTGGATGGCCCAACTACAAGCCCTTCAAGGCCGGCGACATACTCT TGTTCAGTTACAAGCACGGCGCGCACAACGTTGTGCAAGTGAACACGGTGGCGCAGTACAGCATGTGCGAGGTGCCCCGCAACGCCACGGTCTGGAGCTCCGGGAACGACCGCATCACCCTTGCCCGTGGCATGTCCTTCTTCGTCTGCGGCATCCCCGGACACTGCCAGAAAGGCATGAAGATCGTCGTCACGGCAAGATAG